A genomic stretch from Coffea arabica cultivar ET-39 chromosome 10c, Coffea Arabica ET-39 HiFi, whole genome shotgun sequence includes:
- the LOC140015616 gene encoding high mobility group B protein 9-like, producing MRANPVIPAAENGVELESKRYPSPLASHEEVVKNASVFWNTLRIFHKTMGRKHMIPVIGGKELNLHVLYAEVTKRGGFDKVVSQKKWREVSCVFEFAPTTTSASYALRKHYCSLLFHYEQVYFSRLKAPMLDSPGPLSFQAIGTIDGKFDCGYLVSVKLGTEVLNGVLYHPDNGGPSSSSTVKTCTAIVPYASQPHHSGRRKRKRRGDPGRPKPNRSGYNFFFAEKHAMLKSLHPNREREFTKMIGQSWNNLTSEERTVYQNYGLQDKERYKREMKEYKERINITSSH from the exons ATGCGTGCAAATCCTGTAATCCCTGCAGCTGAGAATGGAGTAGAACTGGAGTCTAAGCGTTATCCATCGCCGCTGGCCAGCCATGAGGAAGTTGTCAAGAACGCTTCTGTTTTCTGGAACACGCTTCGGATTTTTCATAAGACTATGGGCAGAAAACACAT GATTCCTGTGATCGGAGGAAAGGAGTTGAACTTGCATGTTCTGTACGCGGAAGTTACAAAGAGGGGAGGCTTTGACAAG GTTGTATCACAGAAGAAGTGGAGGGAAGTTTCTTGTGTGTTCGAGTTTGCTCCAACCACGACCAGCGCTTCTTATGCGCTGAGGAAGCATTACTGTAGTCTGCTCTTCCATTACGAACAGGTTTACTTCTCCAGGCTCAAGGCTCCCATGCTTGATTCACCAG GTCCTTTGTCCTTCCAAGCTATTGGAACAATCGATGGGAAATTTGATTGCGGTTATTTGGTGTCTGTGAAACTGGGTACTGAGGTTCTTAATGGGGTACTTTACCATCCAGACAATGGAGGCCCTTCTTCCTCGTCGACTGTAAAAACCTGCACCGCCATTGTACCATACGCCTCACAGCCTCATCATTCAGGTCGGAGGAAGAGGAAAAGGAGAGGAGACCCTGGCCGCCCTAAACCCAACAGGAGCGGATACAACTTCTTTTTTGCAGAGAAACATGCCATGCTTAAATCTCTACATCCGAACAGGGAGAGGGAGTTCACAAAAATGATTGGCCAGTCCTGGAACAATCTTACCTCCGAAGAACGGACG GTTTACCAAAACTACGGCTTGCAGGACAAAGAAAGATACAAGCGCGAGATGAAGGAATACAAAGAAAGAATTAATATCACGAGTTCTCACTAA